In Vibrio tritonius, the following are encoded in one genomic region:
- a CDS encoding cysteine desulfurase-like protein, with protein MPFDVVQLREQFAALHQVSDGRPICFLDGPGGTQVPDRVIHRMSDVWIKGNSNLGGAFASSKAITKIVLEARSYCQALLNAPSASNIVFGANMTTLTFSLSRAISRDWHSDDEVIVTELDHYANVSPWKQAAEDRGATIKYAHINRNDGSLDVEHLLSLINDNTRLVAVSCASNTTGSITDIKPIIETAHRFGAQVYLDAVHFAPHHLIDVQEWDCDFLVCSAYKFFGPQVGIAYVASPWLEIVEPYKVEPAPNVGPGRFETGTQSFAQIAGVTGAIDYLASLGEQGGLRTRLKQAYQYIGDYEQSLSSRFLSELKSLPNARLIGRTQANHHLRTPTFALRFNGHTPQELAQALGAKHICVWSGHFYAIGLINALGIDQKEGVLRVGCMHYNTEQEIERFFGWLRPWLS; from the coding sequence ATGCCTTTTGATGTGGTTCAACTTCGAGAACAATTTGCCGCTTTACATCAGGTCTCTGATGGGCGGCCTATCTGCTTTCTTGACGGCCCGGGCGGAACTCAAGTGCCAGATAGAGTCATCCATCGCATGAGCGATGTGTGGATAAAGGGCAATAGCAATTTGGGCGGCGCATTTGCCAGCAGTAAAGCGATCACCAAAATTGTGTTAGAGGCGCGCAGTTATTGCCAAGCGCTACTCAATGCTCCCTCGGCATCCAACATAGTGTTTGGCGCAAATATGACGACATTAACCTTTTCATTGAGCCGCGCCATTAGCCGGGATTGGCACAGTGATGATGAAGTGATTGTCACAGAGCTTGACCACTACGCCAATGTCTCCCCTTGGAAACAAGCTGCCGAAGACCGCGGGGCAACCATTAAATACGCCCATATTAATCGCAACGATGGCAGCTTAGATGTTGAGCACTTATTGTCGTTGATTAACGACAATACACGTTTGGTAGCAGTAAGTTGTGCCTCAAATACCACAGGTTCGATAACCGATATCAAACCTATTATCGAAACCGCGCATCGATTTGGTGCTCAAGTTTATTTGGATGCTGTGCATTTTGCCCCGCACCATTTGATTGATGTACAAGAGTGGGATTGCGATTTTCTAGTCTGTTCGGCGTATAAATTCTTTGGTCCTCAAGTGGGGATTGCGTATGTCGCATCGCCATGGCTTGAAATTGTCGAACCCTATAAAGTTGAACCTGCCCCCAATGTTGGCCCTGGGCGATTTGAAACCGGAACGCAGAGTTTTGCGCAAATTGCCGGCGTGACAGGGGCGATCGATTATTTAGCAAGCCTTGGTGAGCAAGGTGGATTACGTACGCGGTTAAAGCAGGCTTACCAATATATTGGTGATTATGAGCAGAGTTTGTCGTCTCGTTTTCTTAGCGAATTAAAATCGCTGCCTAATGCGCGTTTAATTGGGAGAACTCAAGCCAATCATCATCTACGTACTCCAACCTTTGCGCTGCGCTTTAATGGTCACACACCACAAGAATTGGCACAGGCGCTTGGGGCAAAACATATCTGTGTTTGGAGTGGGCATTTTTACGCGATTGGTTTAATCAATGCTTTGGGAATTGATCAA
- a CDS encoding 2OG-Fe dioxygenase family protein, giving the protein MMHHHDHTMNLSQLTHGAVHQLAPSFAYLPHTEHADGEFRLRRYSVIQFYHGDVVETSKHDFVQSSKINHYQGNIKRHFEPLLNSTLHSEGLREMCDLFVSHNELPDGQEIEIHQMRIASVFDETLVSPEGVHQDGFDHIAIIGIDRHNIVGGEIMLYRDNHEAPFFRKVLENGEVAMLADRELWHNACPIRTIDHNEEGHMDLFVLTARRH; this is encoded by the coding sequence ATGATGCATCACCACGACCATACAATGAACCTCAGTCAACTGACCCATGGAGCGGTACATCAACTGGCTCCATCCTTTGCTTATCTGCCTCATACCGAACATGCTGATGGTGAGTTTCGCCTCAGACGCTATTCCGTGATTCAGTTTTATCACGGGGATGTGGTGGAAACCAGCAAACACGATTTTGTACAAAGCAGCAAAATCAACCATTACCAAGGCAATATCAAACGCCATTTTGAACCGCTGCTTAACAGCACGCTACACAGCGAAGGTTTACGTGAAATGTGCGATCTGTTTGTCTCGCACAATGAACTGCCCGATGGTCAAGAGATAGAGATTCACCAGATGCGAATTGCCTCGGTATTTGACGAAACCTTAGTCTCCCCAGAGGGCGTGCATCAAGACGGTTTTGACCATATTGCGATCATCGGGATTGATAGGCATAACATTGTTGGCGGTGAGATTATGTTGTATCGAGATAATCACGAAGCGCCTTTTTTCCGTAAGGTATTGGAAAATGGGGAAGTTGCGATGTTGGCCGATCGAGAGTTATGGCACAACGCTTGTCCGATTCGCACGATAGACCATAATGAAGAAGGTCATATGGATCTATTTGTGCTGACAGCGAGGAGGCACTAA
- the cydD gene encoding heme ABC transporter permease/ATP-binding protein CydD — translation MDKKKQRSLNQWLKQQSKLAKRWLMIAVGLGVLSSFFLVAQAALLASILHQLIIEHVDKSQLVPHFLGLLALIAVRAGCSWGREIAGFHCGEQIRVYIRQLIMDKLRELGPAYIKGKPAGTWAALLLEQVENMHDFFARYLPQMALSVMIPVVILVVVFPVNWAAGLIFLITAPLVPLFMALVGIKAADAGRKNFKALQRLSGHFYDRLQAMTTIRLFDRAKAETELMRGASEVFRSRTMDVLRIAFLSSAVLEFFTSISIALTAVYFGFSFIDKLDFGYYGVGVTLFSGMFILILAPEFYQPLRDLGTFYHAKQLAVGAAESIVEFLEVDVSKVKSGATAMNNADNIEIKAHDLKVLSPEGSTLVGPISFTLSANKVTALVGPSGAGKTSLINAILGFMPYEGSLTINGIEMSELNHDEWRSYISWVGQNPLLLNGSIRDNVTMGKEVSDSILKETLDRSFASEFVDQHGLDYHISDRSGGLSVGQAQRLALARAMIQNGSFWLLDEPTASLDARSEQLVMQGLDNQIHGKTALLVTHQLAPLKSVDHILVMQSGAIVQDGDFATLSSEEGLFASMLKANQVRQEEDKGNLDA, via the coding sequence ATGGATAAGAAAAAACAACGCAGCTTGAACCAATGGCTCAAACAGCAAAGTAAACTGGCAAAGCGCTGGCTTATGATTGCCGTGGGGCTTGGCGTATTATCAAGCTTTTTCCTCGTAGCACAGGCAGCATTACTTGCTTCCATTCTGCATCAGCTCATTATTGAGCATGTCGACAAATCACAACTCGTTCCCCATTTTCTTGGCCTACTGGCGTTAATCGCTGTGCGAGCCGGATGTTCTTGGGGCCGAGAAATCGCAGGTTTCCACTGCGGCGAACAAATTCGCGTTTATATCCGTCAGCTCATCATGGATAAACTGCGTGAACTAGGGCCTGCTTACATAAAAGGAAAACCCGCTGGCACATGGGCCGCCTTGCTTTTAGAGCAGGTTGAGAACATGCACGATTTCTTCGCGCGTTACCTACCACAAATGGCGCTTTCAGTGATGATTCCGGTAGTGATATTGGTCGTCGTCTTCCCTGTTAACTGGGCTGCTGGACTGATCTTCCTCATCACCGCGCCACTGGTTCCGCTCTTTATGGCATTGGTTGGTATTAAGGCGGCAGACGCTGGGCGTAAGAACTTCAAAGCGCTACAACGTTTGTCTGGTCACTTTTATGACCGTTTACAAGCCATGACCACCATTCGTTTATTTGATCGCGCGAAAGCCGAGACAGAGCTAATGCGCGGCGCATCTGAGGTGTTCCGCTCACGCACCATGGATGTATTACGCATAGCATTCCTATCATCTGCGGTATTGGAGTTTTTCACTTCCATTTCTATCGCGTTAACCGCGGTGTACTTTGGTTTTAGCTTTATCGACAAACTCGATTTTGGCTATTACGGCGTGGGCGTTACTCTCTTCTCTGGGATGTTTATTCTGATTTTGGCGCCAGAGTTTTATCAACCACTGCGCGACCTTGGTACTTTCTACCATGCGAAACAGCTGGCTGTTGGCGCTGCAGAAAGCATCGTTGAATTCCTTGAAGTCGATGTGAGCAAAGTGAAATCTGGCGCAACTGCGATGAACAACGCTGATAACATCGAAATCAAAGCGCACGACTTAAAAGTACTGAGCCCTGAAGGCTCAACTTTGGTTGGCCCGATATCCTTTACCCTCAGTGCCAATAAGGTGACCGCACTTGTCGGCCCAAGTGGTGCAGGTAAAACCAGCCTTATCAATGCCATCCTTGGGTTTATGCCTTATGAAGGTAGCCTAACCATCAATGGTATTGAGATGAGTGAACTCAACCATGACGAGTGGCGCAGTTACATTAGCTGGGTTGGACAAAACCCGCTGCTATTGAATGGCTCAATTCGTGACAACGTCACTATGGGTAAAGAGGTTTCTGACTCAATTCTTAAAGAGACGCTCGATCGCTCATTCGCTAGTGAATTTGTTGACCAACACGGTCTGGATTATCACATCAGCGATCGCTCTGGCGGTTTGTCGGTGGGTCAAGCACAACGCTTAGCGTTAGCGCGAGCTATGATTCAAAACGGCTCGTTCTGGTTATTAGATGAACCGACTGCCAGCCTTGATGCACGTAGCGAGCAGCTCGTAATGCAAGGTTTGGATAATCAAATTCATGGTAAAACTGCGCTATTGGTTACCCACCAACTGGCACCACTGAAATCAGTGGATCATATCCTAGTGATGCAAAGCGGCGCCATCGTGCAAGACGGCGATTTTGCCACGCTCAGTTCTGAAGAAGGTTTGTTTGCTTCGATGCTAAAAGCCAATCAAGTCCGTCAAGAAGAGGATAAGGGGAATCTCGATGCGTGA
- the trxB gene encoding thioredoxin-disulfide reductase has protein sequence MSEVKHAKLLILGSGPAGYTAAVYAARANLNPVLVTGMQQGGQLTTTTEVENWPGDPEGLTGPGLMDRMKEHAEKFNTEIVFDHINEVDFSNRPFRLKGDSTEYTCDALIIATGASAKYIGLESEEAFKGRGVSACATCDGFFYRNQKVAVVGGGNTAVEEALYLANIASEVHLIHRRETFRAEKILIDRLNDKVAAGKIVLHTNRTLDEVLGDDMGVTGVRLQDTQSDAKEDLAVMGAFIAIGHQPNSSLFEGQLEMNNGYLVVQSGLNGNATQTSIPGVYAAGDVMDHNYRQAITSAGTGCMAALDAERYLDALNDK, from the coding sequence ATGAGTGAAGTGAAACACGCAAAACTATTAATTCTTGGTTCGGGCCCTGCTGGCTACACTGCAGCAGTGTACGCAGCGCGCGCGAACTTGAATCCTGTACTCGTGACAGGCATGCAACAAGGCGGTCAGCTTACTACAACAACCGAAGTTGAAAACTGGCCTGGCGATCCTGAAGGCCTGACAGGTCCTGGTTTAATGGACCGCATGAAAGAACACGCAGAAAAGTTCAACACTGAAATCGTATTCGACCACATTAATGAAGTAGATTTCTCTAATCGACCATTTCGTTTGAAAGGCGACAGCACAGAGTACACTTGTGATGCATTGATCATCGCAACCGGCGCATCAGCAAAATACATCGGCCTAGAATCAGAAGAAGCGTTTAAAGGTCGTGGCGTTTCTGCTTGTGCAACGTGTGACGGTTTTTTCTACCGCAACCAAAAAGTCGCGGTAGTCGGTGGTGGTAACACAGCGGTTGAAGAAGCACTATACCTAGCGAACATCGCTTCAGAGGTTCACCTAATTCACCGCCGTGAAACCTTCCGTGCAGAAAAGATTTTGATCGACCGTCTGAATGACAAAGTCGCTGCTGGCAAAATTGTTCTACATACCAACCGTACTCTAGACGAAGTGCTAGGCGACGACATGGGCGTAACTGGCGTACGTTTGCAAGACACTCAATCAGATGCAAAAGAAGATCTCGCTGTGATGGGCGCGTTCATTGCAATCGGTCACCAGCCAAACAGCAGTCTGTTTGAAGGTCAGCTTGAAATGAATAATGGTTACCTTGTTGTTCAATCGGGCTTAAACGGTAATGCAACACAAACTAGCATCCCTGGCGTGTATGCAGCGGGCGACGTTATGGACCATAACTACCGTCAAGCGATTACATCAGCAGGTACTGGTTGCATGGCTGCACTTGATGCAGAACGTTACCTAGACGCACTAAACGATAAGTAA